One segment of Salvelinus alpinus chromosome 1, SLU_Salpinus.1, whole genome shotgun sequence DNA contains the following:
- the LOC139539883 gene encoding tripartite motif-containing protein 14-like, which translates to MRTVETWSGLSTVVAPTETPKHLPEHSRDHPNDLTLCRLSGCLVTEEGCASLVSALESNPSHLRELDLSNNDLKDSGVKLLSAGLGNPHCKLETLRLSGCLVTEEGCASLVSALRSNPSHLRELDLSYNHPGDSGVRLLSAGLEDPHCRLEKLNVEHGGENRMKPGLRKYVCDLTLDLNTVDRLLSLSEENRKVTCRREEQPYPDHPERFEGWKQVLCREGLTGRCYWEVEWSGEWADIGVTYKGISRRGKDYDCGLGYNDKSWSLTCSDKTFTAWHNDNNTTIDVRPSSFHRVGVYLDWPAGTLSFYRASSDTLTHLITFTSTFTEPLYPGFRLYDDSSVSLCQVVPVSNTT; encoded by the exons atgcgcacggtggagacctggtctggactctccaccgttgtaGCACCAACAGAAACCCCTAagcacctacctgagcactctcgcgaccaccct AATGATTTaactctttgcaggctgtcaggctgtctagtcacagaggaaggctgtgcttctctggtctcagctctggagtcaaacccctcacacctgagagagctggatctgagtaacaatgacctgaaggattcaggagtgaagctgctctctgctggactggggaatccccactgtaaactggagactctgag gctgtcaggctgtctagtcacagaggaaggctgtgcttctctggtctcagctctgaggtcaaacccctcacacctgagagagctggacctgagctacaatcacccaggagactcaggagtcagactgctctctgctggactggaggatccacactgcagactggagaaactcaa tgtggaacatggtggagagaacagaatgaaacctgggcttagaaaat atgtctgtgatctcacactggacctaaacacagtagacagactcctctctctgtctgaggagaacagaaaggtgacatgtaggagagaggagcagccgtatcctgatcacccagagagatttgaGGGCTGGAAacaggtgctgtgtagagagggtctgactgggcgctgttactgggaggtagagtggagtgggGAATGGGCTGAtataggagtgacatataaaggaatcAGCAGGAGAGGAAAGGATTATGACTGTGGGCTTGGATACAATGACAAGTCCTGGAGTCTGACCTGCTCTGACAAAACTTTCACTGCCTGGCACAATGATAATAACACTACCATAGACGTCCGCCCCTCCAGCTtccacagagtaggagtgtatctggactggccagctggcactctgtccttctatagagcctcctctgacacactgacccacctgatcacattcacctccacattcactgagcccctctatccagggtttaGGCTTTATGATGACTCCTCAGTGTCCCTGTGTCAGGTGGTTCCTGTGTCAAACACAACATGA